In Pedobacter heparinus DSM 2366, the following are encoded in one genomic region:
- the ftsZ gene encoding cell division protein FtsZ — MQFEMLKDKSSIIKVIGVGGGGGNAVNHMYRQGITGVDFIICNTDAQALEFSPIPNKVQLGASLTEGMGAGSIPEVGKNSAIENIDDIKQMLGSTTKMLFITAGMGGGTGTGASPIIAKAAKELDILTVAIVTTPFAFEGKRRKMQANDGLDELKKYVDSYLVISNDRLREIFGNLTLGSAFSQADDILTTAAKGIAEIITVPGYINVDFKDVRTVMKDSGVSIMGSFACDGENRALNAVEGALASPLLKDSEIEGARYILLNISSGLREVTMDEVTIITDYIQDKAGLSADLIWGNCIDESLEDKLSVTIIATGFQTTEQRDEEKKNIKKISLLTPEEAPLVRPVEPVNSFIEPKVPAFSSEPVLKAKEGTKQSDLFGDLFNVNRNRSVEEPENVIVKHALIQEETPLDETQQDAGFEFEIKVAETDFVFETPATVFNNDTVPQKEDIIEAGADDDKSDESIEDQLKKSKERILRLKDLSMKLRTSNGLQELENEPAYKRKQMQLQQVQHSSESQVSRFTLSNDEDGATEIRPNNSFLHDNVD; from the coding sequence ATGCAGTTCGAAATGTTAAAAGATAAGTCATCAATCATCAAGGTAATTGGTGTTGGTGGCGGTGGTGGTAATGCGGTAAACCATATGTACCGTCAAGGAATTACTGGTGTAGACTTTATTATTTGTAATACAGATGCCCAGGCTTTGGAATTTAGTCCTATTCCTAATAAGGTACAATTGGGTGCAAGCCTTACCGAAGGAATGGGTGCGGGCTCGATACCCGAAGTAGGAAAGAATTCTGCGATTGAAAATATAGATGACATCAAGCAAATGCTTGGCAGCACTACAAAAATGTTGTTCATCACTGCTGGTATGGGTGGTGGTACCGGAACAGGTGCCAGCCCGATTATTGCCAAAGCAGCTAAGGAACTTGACATTTTAACTGTTGCTATTGTAACTACCCCATTTGCTTTTGAGGGTAAAAGGCGTAAGATGCAGGCCAATGATGGTTTGGATGAACTGAAAAAATATGTAGACTCTTACCTCGTTATTTCTAACGACCGGTTACGTGAGATTTTTGGTAACCTTACTTTGGGCTCTGCTTTTTCACAGGCAGATGACATTTTAACCACTGCAGCAAAAGGTATAGCCGAGATCATCACTGTGCCAGGATACATCAACGTGGATTTTAAAGATGTACGTACAGTAATGAAAGACAGTGGGGTATCTATCATGGGCAGTTTTGCCTGCGATGGAGAGAACAGGGCTTTAAATGCTGTTGAAGGTGCGCTGGCATCTCCACTGTTAAAAGATAGTGAGATTGAGGGGGCCAGATATATTTTATTAAATATCAGTTCGGGTTTACGTGAGGTAACGATGGATGAAGTGACCATCATTACAGATTATATCCAGGACAAGGCGGGGCTTTCTGCAGATCTGATCTGGGGTAACTGTATTGATGAAAGTCTGGAAGATAAATTATCGGTTACGATCATTGCTACCGGTTTCCAAACTACTGAACAGCGTGATGAAGAGAAAAAGAATATTAAAAAGATTTCTTTGCTTACACCTGAGGAAGCCCCTTTGGTTAGACCGGTTGAACCAGTTAATTCTTTTATTGAGCCTAAAGTACCTGCTTTTTCCAGTGAGCCTGTATTAAAAGCTAAGGAAGGAACAAAACAATCAGACCTCTTTGGCGATCTGTTCAATGTGAACAGGAACCGCAGTGTTGAAGAGCCGGAAAATGTAATTGTAAAACATGCGCTGATCCAGGAAGAAACTCCTTTGGATGAAACACAACAGGATGCCGGTTTTGAATTCGAGATTAAGGTTGCGGAAACAGATTTTGTATTTGAAACACCTGCAACGGTATTTAACAATGATACCGTTCCACAAAAAGAAGATATCATTGAGGCAGGTGCTGATGATGATAAAAGCGATGAATCGATAGAAGATCAGTTAAAAAAATCAAAAGAAAGAATTTTAAGGTTGAAAGACCTGAGCATGAAGCTGCGAACCAGTAATGGTTTACAGGAGTTAGAGAATGAACCTGCTTATAAACGTAAGCAAATGCAGTTACAGCAGGTTCAGCATTCATCTGAATCACAGGTTTCCCGATTCACTTTAAGTAACGATGAAGATGGGGCAACCGAGATCAGACCAAATAACTCTTTCCTGCACGATAATGTTGATTAA
- the dapA gene encoding 4-hydroxy-tetrahydrodipicolinate synthase, whose protein sequence is MNKFHGTGVALVTPFNADGTVDYDGLNRLINHLIDGKVEYLVSLGTTGEASTLNKEEKKKIWEFTAEVNNGRLPLVAGIGGNDTAEVINSIKIFETNGYDAILSASPYYNKPTQEGIYQHYKAISESSQLPVLLYNVPGRTASNVSPETTCRLAADCKNIIGTKEASGSFDQFNQIMRDKPADFLLISGDDPVAMPMISLGAVGVISVIGNALPKQLSDMIRLSLKGDYTAALPKHLDLIEFTRMMFAEGNPAGVKAALKQLGVCDDYVRLPLVGVSDGLRKAITAETTRITA, encoded by the coding sequence ATGAACAAATTTCACGGAACGGGAGTAGCATTGGTTACGCCTTTTAACGCAGATGGAACGGTAGACTATGATGGGCTAAACAGGCTCATCAATCATTTAATTGACGGAAAGGTAGAGTATCTGGTATCATTAGGTACTACAGGAGAAGCCTCAACTTTGAATAAAGAAGAAAAGAAGAAGATATGGGAATTTACTGCTGAAGTGAATAACGGAAGGCTTCCCCTTGTTGCAGGGATAGGTGGAAATGATACCGCAGAAGTGATAAACAGTATTAAAATCTTTGAAACAAATGGCTATGATGCCATTTTATCAGCCAGTCCATATTACAATAAACCTACCCAGGAAGGCATATATCAACATTATAAAGCAATAAGTGAAAGCAGCCAGCTACCTGTACTATTGTATAACGTACCAGGACGCACAGCCAGCAATGTAAGTCCGGAAACGACATGCAGACTGGCAGCAGACTGTAAAAATATCATTGGCACTAAAGAGGCTTCAGGTAGTTTTGATCAGTTTAACCAGATCATGCGCGACAAACCTGCTGATTTTTTATTGATCTCCGGTGATGATCCTGTAGCCATGCCTATGATCTCGTTGGGTGCTGTTGGTGTAATTTCTGTTATCGGAAATGCTTTGCCAAAACAGTTATCCGACATGATCAGGCTATCGCTTAAAGGTGATTACACTGCCGCATTACCTAAGCATCTGGATTTAATTGAATTTACAAGAATGATGTTTGCAGAAGGGAATCCGGCAGGTGTAAAAGCTGCATTAAAACAGTTGGGCGTGTGTGACGATTATGTACGACTGCCCCTGGTAGGGGTTTCTGATGGACTTAGAAAAGCCATTACAGCAGAAACAACCAGAATTACAGCATAA
- a CDS encoding aminotransferase class I/II-fold pyridoxal phosphate-dependent enzyme, producing MDIFEKIAKHMGPIGQHHKWSHGYFSFPKLEGDIAPHMNFRGKEHLVWSLNNYLGLANHPEVRKADAQGAADFGMAYPMGARMMSGNSKYHEQLEQELAAFVGKPDAFLLNYGYQGMVSIIDSLVDRNDVIVYDAESHACIIDGLRLHMGKRFVYKHNDIDSARKQLERATKLVEQSGGGILVITEGVFGMSGAQGRLKELVDLKQEFNFRLLIDDAHGFGTMGPTGAGTHEAQNCIDGVDVYFGTFAKSMAGIGAFVASTEEMTNFFRYNMRSQTFAKALPMPMVIGLLKRLELLKNNPELREKLWNVATTLQKGLRARGFDLGVTNTMVTPVFLKGELLEATALTMDLRENYGIFCSIVVYPVIPKGLIELRLIPTAVHTLEDVQRTLDAFSEVSDKLKSGYYKENQFSIA from the coding sequence TTGGATATTTTTGAAAAGATAGCAAAACACATGGGGCCGATAGGACAACATCACAAATGGTCTCATGGATATTTCTCATTTCCTAAATTAGAAGGCGATATAGCTCCCCACATGAACTTTCGTGGCAAGGAGCACCTGGTATGGAGTTTGAACAATTATTTAGGTTTAGCAAACCATCCAGAGGTTAGAAAAGCAGATGCCCAGGGGGCTGCCGATTTTGGTATGGCCTATCCTATGGGAGCCAGAATGATGTCGGGGAACTCTAAGTACCACGAACAACTGGAACAGGAGCTTGCTGCATTTGTAGGTAAGCCGGATGCATTTTTATTAAATTATGGCTACCAGGGTATGGTTTCCATCATTGATAGCCTGGTTGACAGAAATGATGTTATTGTATATGATGCGGAATCTCATGCCTGCATTATAGATGGTTTGCGTTTGCATATGGGCAAGCGTTTTGTGTATAAGCACAATGATATTGACAGTGCCCGTAAGCAGCTGGAAAGAGCTACGAAACTTGTTGAACAAAGTGGTGGCGGAATATTAGTGATTACCGAAGGTGTATTTGGTATGTCTGGAGCACAGGGTAGGTTAAAAGAACTGGTTGATTTAAAGCAGGAATTTAATTTTCGTTTGTTGATCGATGATGCGCATGGATTTGGTACAATGGGACCTACAGGTGCCGGTACACATGAAGCTCAGAATTGTATTGATGGGGTTGACGTTTATTTCGGCACTTTTGCGAAATCAATGGCCGGTATTGGTGCCTTTGTAGCCTCTACAGAAGAAATGACTAATTTTTTCAGGTACAACATGCGTTCTCAGACCTTTGCCAAGGCATTGCCAATGCCTATGGTTATAGGATTGTTAAAACGCCTGGAGCTGCTTAAAAACAATCCTGAGTTGAGAGAGAAATTATGGAATGTGGCTACTACACTTCAAAAAGGATTAAGAGCACGTGGTTTTGATCTTGGGGTTACAAATACTATGGTTACTCCGGTTTTTCTGAAAGGTGAATTGCTGGAGGCTACAGCTTTAACTATGGATCTTCGTGAAAACTACGGGATATTCTGTTCTATTGTGGTGTATCCGGTTATTCCTAAAGGTTTGATTGAACTGAGGTTGATTCCAACTGCCGTTCATACACTGGAAGATGTTCAGCGTACGCTGGATGCGTTTAGCGAGGTTTCAGATAAACTGAAAAGCGGCTATTATAAAGAAAATCAGTTCTCTATAGCATAA
- the ligA gene encoding NAD-dependent DNA ligase LigA: MSGSEVKTNMDALVKELNQHSYNYYVLAMPTIADYTFDKKLEELAQLELAYPEFADPNSPTRKVGGDITKIFTTVPHKWPMLSLGNTYNEQDLRDFDERIKKAIGESFEYVCELKFDGLSISLTYDGSKLVRAVTRGDGAKGDDVTANVKTINTIPHQLKEGDVPPLFEIRGEIFMHRAAFERLNKEREELGEVQYANPRNFAAGTVKMQDSKEVAKRPLDCFLYSLNTDKNYFKTHWESLQALKRWGFNVCEHTKLTNSIEDVRSFIKHWENERFKLSYDIDGIVIKVNSYAQQQELGFTAKSPRWAISYKYKAQEVETILDKVTYQVGRTGAVTPVANLKPVQLAGTTVKRATLHNANEIERLDLHEGDSVFVEKGGEIIPKIMNVNLDKRKAGALKIIYPTVCPECATPLIRKEGEVAFYCPNDEACPPQIIGKIQHFISRKAMNIDGLGDETIETFYQRGLIAHISDLYTLHEKAEELKTLERFGEKSIENMLHGIELSKQMPFEKVLFGLGIRYVGETVAKKLAYGVKNVDKLASASLEELTAIDEIGQRIAESIIEYFGKAEHLHQINLLKSYNLKFEVAENEITLQSDKLTGKTFVISGVFENYSREELKDMIESNGGKILSGISAKLNYLVAGDNMGPSKLEKAKKLNVPLISQEDLLELLK; this comes from the coding sequence ATGTCAGGATCTGAAGTAAAAACCAATATGGATGCCTTGGTTAAGGAGCTTAACCAGCACAGTTACAATTATTATGTTTTGGCAATGCCCACCATTGCAGATTACACTTTTGATAAAAAACTGGAAGAACTTGCACAACTGGAGCTTGCATACCCCGAGTTTGCAGATCCCAATTCGCCTACCCGGAAAGTTGGCGGCGACATTACGAAAATTTTCACCACGGTTCCGCACAAATGGCCAATGCTATCACTTGGCAATACTTACAATGAACAGGACCTCCGCGACTTTGATGAACGCATCAAAAAAGCCATAGGTGAAAGTTTCGAATATGTTTGTGAACTTAAGTTCGACGGACTTTCCATCAGCCTTACCTACGATGGATCAAAACTGGTTAGAGCAGTAACACGCGGAGATGGTGCCAAAGGCGACGATGTGACCGCCAATGTAAAAACCATAAATACTATTCCACATCAGTTAAAAGAAGGAGATGTACCCCCTCTATTTGAAATCAGGGGTGAAATTTTTATGCACCGTGCTGCCTTTGAAAGGTTAAATAAGGAACGCGAGGAACTTGGCGAGGTCCAATATGCCAATCCCAGGAACTTTGCGGCCGGAACCGTTAAGATGCAGGACTCTAAGGAAGTGGCCAAACGTCCCCTGGATTGTTTCCTTTATTCACTAAATACAGACAAAAATTATTTTAAAACTCATTGGGAAAGCTTACAGGCACTAAAGAGGTGGGGATTTAATGTTTGTGAACATACCAAACTGACCAATAGCATTGAAGATGTACGCTCATTTATAAAACACTGGGAGAACGAACGTTTCAAATTATCTTATGACATAGACGGAATTGTAATTAAGGTAAACAGCTATGCACAGCAACAGGAACTGGGCTTTACGGCCAAATCTCCACGCTGGGCCATTTCCTATAAATACAAAGCACAGGAAGTCGAAACCATTTTGGATAAGGTAACCTACCAGGTGGGCCGGACTGGTGCCGTTACCCCTGTTGCCAACCTGAAACCTGTACAACTTGCCGGAACAACCGTAAAAAGGGCAACATTGCACAATGCCAATGAAATAGAAAGGCTGGACTTACACGAGGGGGACAGCGTCTTTGTTGAAAAAGGCGGAGAGATCATCCCAAAAATCATGAACGTAAACCTGGATAAACGCAAGGCCGGGGCACTTAAGATTATATATCCTACCGTATGTCCGGAATGCGCTACGCCCCTGATCAGAAAAGAAGGTGAAGTGGCTTTTTACTGTCCGAATGATGAGGCCTGTCCGCCACAGATCATTGGAAAAATCCAGCACTTCATCAGCAGAAAGGCCATGAACATTGATGGCCTCGGCGACGAGACCATCGAAACCTTTTATCAGCGCGGATTAATTGCCCACATCAGTGACCTCTATACCTTACATGAAAAAGCAGAGGAACTGAAAACGCTGGAACGTTTTGGTGAGAAATCTATTGAAAATATGCTGCATGGAATTGAGCTTTCTAAGCAAATGCCCTTTGAGAAAGTATTATTTGGCCTTGGAATAAGGTATGTAGGTGAAACAGTGGCTAAAAAACTAGCTTATGGTGTAAAAAATGTTGACAAGCTTGCTTCAGCAAGCCTGGAAGAATTGACAGCAATAGATGAAATTGGCCAGCGTATAGCGGAAAGTATTATTGAATATTTTGGCAAAGCAGAACATTTACATCAAATAAACCTTCTAAAATCATACAATTTAAAATTTGAAGTCGCAGAAAATGAAATTACACTGCAAAGTGATAAATTAACTGGAAAAACATTCGTAATTTCGGGCGTTTTTGAGAATTATAGCAGAGAAGAACTCAAAGACATGATTGAAAGTAATGGTGGTAAGATTTTAAGCGGGATCTCTGCAAAACTTAATTATCTTGTTGCCGGAGATAACATGGGGCCATCTAAACTCGAAAAAGCGAAAAAGTTAAATGTCCCGCTTATTTCGCAGGAGGATTTATTAGAGCTATTGAAGTAA
- a CDS encoding ACP phosphodiesterase — protein sequence MNFLSHFYFERNNPDENMVLGVVLPDFIKNAQKDYNLYPLKVKHLFNAQAQQISMLKGWERHIEVDRIFHSSHFFQYYTNSLKQLIVPICEDSPVKPFFLAHIGLELILDHLLTVNGVISINSFYEQLGKADQSALDDFLRACSLDDTTVFFKFLNNFISSRYLFSYQKIENISYALNRICMRLWNNPFTEAQLARLTQQLEIFKQSIQTDYLSVYSDIEKELS from the coding sequence ATGAACTTCCTATCCCATTTTTATTTTGAGCGAAATAATCCAGATGAAAATATGGTATTGGGAGTTGTACTGCCAGATTTCATAAAAAATGCACAAAAAGATTACAATCTATATCCGCTCAAGGTTAAACATCTTTTTAATGCGCAGGCACAGCAAATTTCTATGCTAAAAGGCTGGGAAAGACATATTGAGGTAGACCGGATTTTTCATTCCTCACATTTTTTTCAGTACTATACCAATAGCCTCAAACAGCTGATTGTTCCAATCTGCGAAGATAGCCCTGTTAAACCCTTCTTTTTGGCACATATAGGTCTTGAACTGATTTTAGATCACCTGTTAACTGTAAATGGGGTCATCAGCATTAATAGTTTTTATGAGCAGCTGGGCAAAGCCGACCAATCTGCTTTGGATGACTTTCTTCGTGCCTGTTCTTTAGATGATACAACAGTATTTTTTAAGTTCCTGAATAATTTCATCTCCAGCAGATATTTATTCAGTTACCAAAAAATTGAAAACATTTCTTATGCACTAAACCGGATCTGCATGCGCCTGTGGAATAACCCATTTACTGAGGCACAGCTGGCCCGGTTAACCCAGCAGCTGGAAATATTTAAACAAAGTATTCAGACCGATTACCTTTCTGTTTATAGTGATATTGAAAAGGAATTATCCTAA